The nucleotide window GAAGAGACGATTGTTGGGGCTGCCGTAGCAGTAGTTTTGACAGGAATCCCCGCCGGCTGTTCGGCAGCAGAAGCCGCAGGCGACGGCAACTACGACACCGTTCACGCCGGATGCTCCGTTCTTGGTCCGAGTTATATTCGTGCTCTTTGCCGTGTCTTTGATCGTCCTCATCCTCGTACCCAAAGTCCGGCGGCAGAGAGCGGAACGTTTGGCAAGGGACATCGATGAATACGGAATCATCGATTGCATGATCGGGTATCCGAACAGTCACTACGGGTCGTTGAGACACCAGTGGGCGCCGGGGCTGCCACACTAAAGCCCCAGTCGATAACCTTCCAGGACTTCATCGAGGTGAACGGCCTCCAGGAACAACGCCCAGTCGGCCCGTCCCGCACATTCCTTGTTGAATCGCGTCCCGCCCCATGGGAACAGCGGTCTGACAAGCGGAGGCCTTTGGGTAAGAGCGGAGGATCATTTGGTTCAACACCGATCAGGGCATAGTGGAACTGGCAGCTCGCGGAGAAGACCTCACAGTCTTGAACGAAAGGTTGTTCGACGCGGGGGAGCCGTGATGTAGCGGCTGATGCCGCGGGCAGCGACCGCCGAAACGCTGGCTGGGCTGCCCGAACCAGCGGGCTACAGCTCCAAGCCCCTGCGGCGTGATGACGTCCGTGGCCGGCCGAATCGGTATAGGCAGTAGAGAAGCAGGAGCAGCGCGATCAGGCCGGAGGCAATCAAGGCCACTCCGACGCCCCACCCTCCGGGCAGCCACCACTGCTCACCGAACATCCACCAGCCCGGCCGGGATGGTTGGGCAAGCCATACTATGCCTGCAACAACAACCATCAGCCCGCCCACGGCGCCGGCCACGATGCGAGGCCACGTCTGCACTTCCTTCATGGCCAATCTGATCGTGCGGATCTTCACACGGGCCACCAGATGCTTAGCCCACGCGTTGTGTACCGAGAGCACCACCAGTCCGCCCACGATGGCGAGCAGGCCCGGGCCCGGCAAGACGAGCATCGCCACGCCAACCAGGATGAGGGTCCAGCCGAGCACTTCGACACCGGTCCGCCGCAGCCATAGCGGGATGGCATCGACTCTTCTCCCCATGAGCAAATCTTCCCACGGCAGGGCCGCCTGCAGGCAGAAGATCCCAAATTGACCCGGCGCCCGGTCCGCCTATTATGAGCATTTTGGATCGCCGTCAGGTTTCCCTGGTCGACGTAGGAGTTGTGCTCGACGGTCCGGATGTAAAGCGGGCTCTCTCCGTCGCCGTGCATGGTCGGCCTGGTCTGGTAGCCACCAATGAATCCCAGCCGGTCCCCAGCAGTGTGAACCAGGCGCGCGGCGAACGCAGCAAACAGGTGGGCGTCCCCGACATGCACGTCGCTGCAATAGGTGTCTCTTGGTTCGTCGTGGACATATTGAACCGCATCGCGCGCTTTGTGCCGCTTCATGACAATCCCCACGCTGCGGGCGCCCGAAGTCATGATCGAGACCGGCTGAATTGACGCAGCTTATGGGCTCGGGATGGTTATCCCTGTACTCGACGTTCCGCCGGTGTTTGCCACAGCGTTAGTTATCTACGTCCATGCGGAAGGCGCGACGCATGGCCGCTGCTGTGTCTCCTACAGCCTCAGGCATTAGGTGACTTTAACGGTCAATGGTTGTCGTGATGCTTACATGACCCAAATAACACTGCCCGTGAACGCGAGCGAGTCGTCCTTAGCAGTGCCACGCCCTTGCAAGGACTAGTTCAGCGTTTCTGATCGCGAACAAAAAACCCCGGAAACCGTTCAGTTTCCGGGGTTTTTCAGTGTGCGCGGAGGGGGACTTGAACCCCCACCCTCAATAAGAGGACTAGCACCTCAAGCTAGCGCGTCTGCCATTCCGCCACCCGCGCAGGTGGTGTTTTCGTTCAGTTTCGGCGAACCGATTCCTTCGAAAGCAGCGAGAAAAACTCTAACACGTTTTGGCCGAAGTGTTGAATCGAGGACTTTCCTACCCCGTTCCGGCGCGTTTCCATTACATCGGGCTGCCGCCACGGAAGCAGATCGCTAGGCTGGAGCCAAGCACCCCCGTCTGCAAGGAGCCCGAAAATGCCTGCCCTCCGTCCGCAAGATGAAGTTGTCCGCATTTGCCAGGAACTGATCCGGATCGACACCTCTAATTTCGGTGACAATGCGGGTCCCGGGGAACGGGCAGCCGCCGAGTACGCGGCCGGCTTGCTGGAGGAAGTGGGTCTGTCCACGGAGATTTTCGAGTCCTCTCCGGGACGTGCTTCAGTCGTCACCCGCATGGCGGGGGAAGATCCTTCCGCAGACGCACTGGTGGTCCATGGACATCTGGATGTCGTGCCTGCGCAGAAAGAAGACTGGCAGGTCGATCCCTTCAGCGGCGAGGAAAAGGATGGTCTGATCTGGGGCCGTGGAGCGGTGGACATGAAGGACATGGATGCCATGATCTTGTCCGTGGCCCGCGACATGGCCCGAACCGGAACCAAGCCGAAGCGGGACATCGTTTTCGCTTTCTTCGCCGATGAAGAGGCCGGCGGCAAATACGGGGCTCGTTGGGCCGTAGATAACCGACCCGAGCTTTTCGACGGCGCCACGGAAGCGATTTCGGAAGTAGGTGGCTTCTCTGCCAACATCGGCGGGAAACGTGCCTACCTGCTCCAGACGGCGGAGAAAGGCATCGCATGGTTGCGCTTGGCCGTCAGCGGGCGGGCTGGACACGGTTCGCAGATTAACACGGACAACGCGGTGACCACGTTGGCAGGCGCCGTGGGCCGGATCGGCGCCCATCAGTGGCCCATAGAGTTGACGGACACGAGCCGCCGGTTCCTGGACGGCGTAACGGAACTCACCGGCGTCGAATTCGATCCGGACAATCCGGACATACTGCTCAAGGAACTGGGGACCGTGGCACGTTTCGTCGGCGCCACGCTGCAAAACACTTCCAATCCGACTGTGCTGAAGGCCGGTTACAAGGAAAACGTCATACCTGGCCTGGCCGAAGCCCGGATCGACGCGCGGACTCTGCCGGGCCAGGACGAACTGGTGCTGGCCAAGATTCAGGAGTTGGCGGGGCAGGACGTTGACATCTCCTACATCCACCAGGACTCGGCGCTCGAAGTACCGTTCGCCGGAAACCTCGTGGACGCAATGGTGGATTCGCTCAGGCACGAGGATCCGGAGGCAGTGGTTCTGCCGTACACGCTTTCCGGCGGGACGGACAACAAGTCGTTGGCCAGACTCGGGATCACCGGATACGGGTTCGCGCCGCTCCAACTGCCCGATGACCTGGACTTCACAGGCATGTTCCACGGCGTGGACGAACGGGTTCCCGTGGACTCCCTGAAGTTCGGTACGCGGGTGCTGCAACGGCTGCTGACCACTTACTAGCACGGGACGCACCGATGACCAAGACAGTTGAAGAGTTGCTGCCGGAGGCGATGCTCGCTACCTTCCGCTCCCGGGCGGCCGGTTATGACGAGGCCAACTCCTTCTGCCACGAGGACTTCGCTGATCTTCAGGCCGCGGACTATCTGAAGATGCTTGTGCCGGATGCCAACGGCGGGCTCGGCTACGGCCTGCGGCAGGCCTCCCTGGCCCAGCTCCGGCTAGCCAGTGCCGCCCCGGCCACGGCATTGGCTGTCAACATGCACCTGGTCTGGACCGGGGTCGCCCAGGTGATGCGGGCCCGCGGGGACCGGAGCCTGGACTTCGTGCTCGAAGAAGCAAGCCGGGGTGAGATTTTCGGGTTCGGCGTCTCCGAAGCCGGGAACGATCACGTTCTGTTCGACTCCACCACGGTCGCTACGCCACAGGACGATGGCGGTTATTCCTTCACGGGAACCAAGGTCTTTACCAGCCTCTCGCCCGTATGGACGAGGCTTGGAACTTTCGGGCGCGACGACGACGGCGACGAGCCCCAGCTGGTCTGGGCCTTCATCGACCGGAAAGCACCCGGCTACCGCATCAAGGACGATTGGAACACGCTGGGAATGCGCGCCAGCCAGTCGAATACGACGGTGTTGGACGGCGTACGCGCCCGGCCGGAACGGGTCTTCCGGAAGCTGCCGGTCGGGCCAAACCCGGACCCGCTGATCTTCGGCATCTTCAGTTGCTTCGAAATCCTGCTGGCCTCCGTCTACACCGGCATCGGGATGCGAGGGGTGGAGCTGGCCGTGGAGAACGTCCGCCGGCGGACATCCCTGAAGACCGGCAAGAGCTACGCACAGGATCCGGACATCCGCTGGCGCGTTGCCGATGCGGCGATCGAAATGGACGGCCTCTATCCACAGCTGGAATCCATCGCCCGGGATGTCGACGCTCTCGTCGACCACGGGCCGATGTGGTTCCCCAAACTGGCATCCGTCAAGGTTAGGGCGACGGAAACGGCAAAGCGCGTTGTCGAGCACGCGGTAAGGGTCTCCGGGGGCGGCGGGTATTTCCGCGGCAGCGAACTGGAGCGCCTGTACCGGGATGTGCTGGCCGGGCTTTACCACCCCTCGGACGACGAATCAGCGCACGGCACGGTGGCCAACGCCTGGCTTGGCCCTATCGAGGACTAGGCCCCGGGGGACAAGTCAGACGGTGGCCTCGACGCGCAGGACTTTCCGCCGCATCCAGTACTTGCGGCTACCGCCCATGTAGAAGCGGGTCCGGATCAGGTCCCACTTGCCGTATTCGGCGTGCTCAGCCAGCGCCCGGCGGGCCTCCTTGACAGATTCGCCCTTATTGACAGTCAGGACAAGATATTCGTACTGGCGGAGGTGGTCGCGTTCGCGCTGGATGGAGCCGCTGCTAATTTGTTCTCTCATTGGCCCTCCAATCTCTTCACTTATTCTTCCCACAACAGCTAACGTCTACTACATGGCAATTGATCCGCGTGTCGCACTCCAGTCGTTTACAGCTGCCCTTGAGGAACATCTTGCCGCATCCGCCAGCCGGCGCGGTGAGGATGATCCTGCGGTGGAGGCCGCATTCTCCTCCATTATGGAAACCTTCGAAGCCTATGAAGACGCACTCTACGACGCGTACGGCGAAGTTACGCCGCTGGTCATTTACGACGAGTCCGAAGACGAGGACGACGACGCCGGTGAGGACTATGAAGAGGTCATGGACCCCTTCGACGACGATCTGGAAATTGAGGAAAAGTAGGCCTCCCGCAGCTGCATTCCTATATAGGTACTACGGTACCGAGATATCGTCGAGCGCAGAAGCGATCTCCGGCGGGATGCTCTTCGGGGCAGCCTTGAGGATCTGTTCCAGCTGGCCGGGTGTCCGTGGACCGATCACGGCAGTCTCAATGCCGGGTTGTTCCAGCGTCCAGCCCAGGGCAAGTTCAAGCGGCTGTACATCCAGGCCACGGGCTGCGGTTGCCAGCGCCTCGGCGATTCTGGCGGGCCTTCCGGCAAGATAAGGTTCCACGAAGCCCGCTCTGTTTTCGGAGGCCCCCCGCGAGTCCGCCGGTGTGCCGTTCCGGTACTTGCCTGTCAGCACCCCGCGGCCAAGGGGGGACCAGGCCATAACTCCGGTCCCCAAAGCCCGCGCCGCCGGGATAACTTCCCGTTCTGCCGTTCGCTGGAGTAACGAGTATTCGCACTGCACGGCCACCAGCGGGACGGCACTCAGAGACACGGCCCGGGCCAGTTGCCAGCCCGAGTAATTGGAAACTCCCACATAGCGTGCGCGGCCGGAAGACACGGCGAACTCCAGGGCGGAAAGCGTTTCCTCCAGGGGCGCGTTGTCGTCCCAGACATGTGCCAGCCATACGTCGAGATAGTCCGTGCCCAGACGCGCCAGGCTGGCGTCGAGAGAACGCAGCATTGCGCCCCGGGAGGTGTCCACTTCCCTTGCACCGTCGCGGCGGACCATCCCCGCCTTGGAAACCACAGTTACTTCCTGGCGGGGGACCAGCTCGCCCAGAAACGCACCGATGATCGCTTCGCTGCCGCCTTCGGCGTAAGCGGCCGCAGTATCGAGCAGCGTGCCTCCTGCATCCAGATAGGAGCGAAGCATCGTTGCCGCGCTCTCTTCGTCCGTCTCCTGGCCCCATGTCATGGTGCCTAACGACAGGCGCGGTACTTTCAGCCCACTTTGACCTAACCGATTCTGCTCCATGGGCAAAAGCCTACGGCCTGCCACGCCGCAGCCGGGAACTGACCCGCGCATGAGTCGCGCATGTGGTAGGTAGCTCATACCGTAGGAGGATCTTTGTCACGGCTGCTGTGTCCAGTTCTGCCGCAGCCGTGGTCGTGCTTTAAGGTCTAAGTTGTGACTTGGCTAGAAGCGGCCTTTCTGGGACTCATCCAGGGCCTGACCGAATTCCTCCCGATTTCCTCCAGCGCACATCTGCGCGTTGCGGGTGAACTCCTGCCCGGCGCCTCGGATCCCGGCGCCGCGTTTACCGCCATCACGCAGCTGGGCACGGAGACCGCAGTCCTGGTCTATTTCTGGAAAGACATCGTCCAGATCGTGAAGTCCTGGTTCGGCTCCCTGACAGGGAAGGTGCCACGGAACAACCCGGATGCCCGAATGGGCTGGCTGATCATAATCGGCTCCGTCCCCATCGGTGTGCTCGGCCTGCTGTTCGAGGACCAGATCGAAGGGACCTTCCGGAGCCTGTGGATCGTGGCGACCATGCTGATCGTCTTCGGGTTGTTCCTGGCCATCGCCGACACAATCGGCAAGCAGGTCCGGACTCTGGATAAGCTCAGCTATAAGCACGGTATCCTGTACGGTCTGGCCCAGGCGCTGGCGCTCATCCCGGGCGTCTCACGTTCGGGCGGAACCATCACGGCCGGCCTCCTCATGGGTTACACGCGTGAGGCGGCCGCCCGGTACGCGTTCCTGCTGGCGATTCCGGCGGTATTTGCCAGTGGGCTCTACCAATTGGCTACGAGCTGGAACGAGCCTGGGCCGTACGGTGGGGGCGAAACCGCTCTGGCGACGCTGGTGGCCTTTGTGGTCGGTTTCGTCATCATCGGATGGTTCCTCAAGTACGTCTCAACCCGCAGCTACAAGCTCTTCGTCTGGTACCGGATAGCGCTCGGGTTGCTGCTGTACATCCTGCTTGGTATCGGCGCCATCAACGCCTAGCAACGCCATAAGTACGACGGCGGTCCCGCCGGACCGTGATTCTCACCGGAAGGAACAGCCATTGTTTGGTTGGAATGCGCGCCCAGTGCCTCAGATCGCCGGAGGCCGCAACACGCTGGCCCTCTTTGATACGGCCGCGGGGGAGATGGTCCAACTGGATCCCGCTCCCACCGGTTCGTTGTATGTCTGCGGTATCACCCCTTACGACGCCACCCACATGGGCCATGCCGCCACCTATGTCAGTTTCGACCTGCTCAACCGCTACTGGCGCGATGCCGGCCGGGAAGTCCAGTACGTGCAGAACGTCACTGATATTGACGATCCGCTGCTGGAACGGGCTAACGCCACGGGCGTGGACTGGGAAGCGCTGGCCAAGGACCAGACCAACCTCTTCCGCGAAGACATGGAGGCACTCAATGTGCTGCCGCCAAACCACTACATCGGCGCGGTCGAGTCCATCGAATGGATCATTCCGGCAATCGAGCAACTGATCTCCGAGGGGCTGGCATACCGCGTGCCTGGCACCGGCGGCGAACCGGACGGCGACGTCTACTTCGATTCCGTTGCGGCAGCCGGTGACGGCTGGCACAACGGCATGACCTCGCGGCTCACCGAGGAGGAAATGCTGCCGCTCTTCGCCGAGCGCGGCGGCGATCCTGAACGGCCCGGCAAGCGGCATCCCTTGGACGCTCTGCTGTGGCGCGTAGCCCGCGAGGGCGAGCCGAAGTGGCCGGGAAGCTCGCTGGGCGAAGGCAGGCCCGGATGGCATATCGAGTGTTCCATCATTGCCCGGAAGTTCCTGCCGGAAACCTTCGATATCCAAGGCGGCGGCTCGGACCTGAGCTTCCCGCACCACGAAATGAGCGCCGGGCATGCATATGCCTTGACCGGAACGGCACTCGCACGCCACTTCGTGCATGCCGGCATGGTGGGCCTGGACGGCGAAAAAATGAGCAAGTCCAAGGGCAACCTGGTGCTCGTGTCGAAGCTTCGGTCGGAGGGCGTGGACCCGTCCGCCATCCGTACCGTGCTGCTGGGCCAGCATTACCGCAGCGACTGGTTCTGGACCGATGACCTGCTGCAGGCTGGAACCGAACGGCTGGCGCGTTGGCGGGCCGCCGCAGGCACCTCGGATGAGCAATCGGCCGCCGCATTGGCCGACAGGATCCGAGCGGCCTTGGCAGAGGACCTGGATGCACCTGCGGCGCTGGCCGCGGTGGATGCCTGGGCTGCGGCCTCGCCCAGCGGCAGCAGCCAGGCTGAAGCGGCCGCCGGATCGCCCGTCGCCAAGGTGCTCGACGCGTTGCTCGGCATCGTCCTCTAGCGCTACCGCTAATGCCAGCCGGGCGGAGCCTTTTGGCTGCCGCCCGGCTACTCCTTCCGGCGCTTTTTCAGGTAGCGCTCGAATTCACGGGCAATGGATTCGCCGGTCGCCTCCGGCAGATCCGCCGTGTCCTTTGCCTCTTCAAGCTGCCGGACGTAAGCGGCAACTTCCGGATCTTCCGTGGCCAGTTCGTTGACGCCGCGCTCCCATGCCTCGGCCTCCTCGGTCAGTACGGCGGTATCGAGCGGAACCTGCAGAATATCTTCCAGGCCTTGCAAAATCGCCAGCTCAGCCTTGGGGGAGGGGGACTGCCCGACATAATGGGGCACCGCTGCCCAGAGGGACAGGGTGGGGATTCCTGCCAGTGAGGCGACTTCAGCAAGCACTCCGACGATCCCGGTCGGACCCTCGTACTGGCTGGCTTCCGTATTCAGGGATTCCCGAACCGTGTCATCTTCGCTGGTGATAGTCACGGGAATGGGCCGACTGTGCGGAACATCGGCCAGCAACGCCCCGACCAGTACAAGGCAATCGACGTCGAGTTCAGTGGCATGGGCGAGCAACTCGGCGGTGTACGCCCGCCAGCGGTATGACGGTTCGACACCGTGCACGAACACAATGTCTATGTCGGTATCCGGAACGCTGCAACGGGTCAGCTTGGTGGTGGGCCATTTGATCCGGCGGTCCCCTGACGCCGTACGCCGGATCAACGGGCGGGTGAACTGGAAGTCGTAATACAGGTCGGGGTCGATACTGGCCACCTTGACACCGTCCCACAACCGGCTGAGGTACTTCACTGCGTCGGTTGCCGCCTCGCCGGCATCATTCCAGCCTTCAAACGCGGCGAGCATGATAGTTAGCCGCCGCTCGTCTCCGCCGTCAGGCTTCGGGAACAAGCGCCGCAAGCCCCGTGCCTCATTACTGTCCATAGTGCTCACTTCTTCACCCTAAACCCAGCCCGTTGAGTTGTCAGTGAGCGGAACAGTGATTCGCGTAGAGCATAGCCAGTGTTTGGAGGCGTGCCCGGCGCCGGCGGGACCGTAGACTTGGAGCATGTCTGCTTCTCCCGACCGCCTTGGTGCGCTGTCTGAAAATCCAACGCGCGTACAGGCGGTTCTCTGGGATATGGACGGAACCCTCGTCGACACCGAACCGTACTGGATCGAAGCCGAAACGGAGCTGGTCCTCCAATTCGGCGGTGTCTGGACTGACGAGCTGGGCCGCGGACTGGTCGGCAATGCCCTTCCGGTTTCAGCTGTAGTCCTGCAGGAGGCGGGCGTCGACCTGGGCGTCAGGGAGATCATCGACCACCTGCTGAGAGCCGTCGTCGCCAAGGTGCGCCACGAGATCCCTTGGCGCCCCGGGGCCAGGGAACTGCTGAAGCAGCTTAACGAGGCAGGGGTGCCGACAGCGCTCGTAACCATGTCCGAGACCATCCTGGCCGAAGAGGTCGTCCGGTCGCTGCCTGCGCGCAGCTTCAGCTTCATGATCACCGGGGACATGGTGGAGCATGGCAAACCCAATCCGGAACCGTACCAGCGTGCCTTCGACAAGCTCGCAGCAGCTGACCCCGGACTCGATAAGTCACGTGTAGTGGCGCTTGAAGACTCTGTGCCGGGTGCCACCTCGGCCCAAGCCGCAGGACTGGTGACGGTGGCCATCCCTCACGTCGTCGAGGTCCCCGATCATCCGGGCCGGTACCGGTGGGAAAGTTTGGCAGGCAAGGCTTTGGCGGATCTGGACCTGCTGCTGGAACAGGATGTCGTCAACACTCAGGGTGCCGGGAGAAGCGCATGAACATGTCGCCGGACACTGGGAACAGCCCGGACACCAGCAACTCCGCACCTGAATCCAAACCGCCGGCCCGCCGCGAGGGCATCCCGCTGGGCAGCATCGGCGGCGTTCCCATCGTGCTGGCCTACTCCTGGTTCATCATTGCTGTCTTCATCGTTTTCGCCTTCGGGCCCCAGGTCAGCAGGGCTATCCCAGGACTTGGCAGCGCATCCTATGTGGTGGCCTTCGGCTATGCCGTTCTGCTGCTGCTCTCCGTCCTCTTCCATGAACTCGCCCACGCACTCAGCGCGCGGGTCTTCGGCTGGCCGACCGCGAAGATCGTACTCAACCTGTGGGGCGGCCACACCCAGTTCGAAAACTTTAAGGCCACTCCGGGCAAGTCCCTGATAGTTGCCTTGTCCGGACCCGCAGCCAATTTCGCGCTGGCCGGTTTTGGTGCCTTGCTCATGCCTGTCATGGAGGCCAACGCCGTGGCCTGGGTCCTGACAGACATCTTCATCTGGGCCAACCTGCTCGTCGCGGTCTTCAACATCCTCCCTGGCTTGCCGCTGGACGGTGGCAGATTGGTGGAGTCAGCCGTCTGGAGCATCACCGGCAGTCAGGAGAAGGGCACGTTGGCCGCAGGCTGGGCAGGACGCATCATCGTCATCCTCATCGTGGCGGGATTCATCGGCGTGCCGCTGGCCATGGGCCGCGAACCCGACCTTCAGGTCGTGGTGATCATGGTTCTGGTGGGTGGATTCCTCTGGATGGGCGCGAGTGCTTCCATTACCAACGCCAAGTTGCGGCTGCGGCTGCCGCACGTCAGCGCCGGCGCCCTCAAAAAGCCTGCTGTCAGCATGCCTGCCAGCTCTAACGTGGAGCAAGTGCAAGCCGTAGCACGGAGGACGCCGCATGCATTCGTGATCCTGACAGCCGCCACCGGCCAGCCAGAGGCGATCGTCGACGGCCACGCGCTTGAACAGGTTCCCGCAACTGCAGCTGCCCGCACCCCGGCAGCCGCTGTCAGCCGTGCCCTGGCCCCGGGTGCCTACATACCGGAATGGGCTGCCGGACAGGAACTGGTGCAGTACCTGGCCGGGCTTGCCGGAACCGAATATGCGGTCACCGACGCTGACGGGCGGGTTACGGGACTGCTCAGCCAATCAACTGTTGTACGGGCCATCACCGGCAAAGCCGCGTAACCAGCACACCGCCCAGATCCCAGCCGATAATCAGTATCCACCGATCGGAAGTAGCACCAACATGAGTTCACCGACCACACCGCACGGAGCAGACCAGCGCCGCGGCCCGTTCCGCTCCGGAGAGCGCGTACAGCTCACGGACGAAAAGGGCCGGATGAACACGATTACGCTGACCCCCGGCGGCGCATTCCATACCCATAAGGGCTTCCTGACGCACGATGTTCTGATCGGCCAGCCGGAAGGCTGCGTGGTCAGCAATGACACCGGCCATAAGTATCAGGCCCTGCGGCCACTACTCTCGGATTTCGTCCTGTCCATGCCGCGGGGCGCCGCCGTCGTATATCCCAAAGACGCCGGTCAGATTGTGACGATGGCCGATATTTTTCCCGGCGCCCGGGTAGTTGAAGCCGGTGTGGGCTCCGGCGCGCTGAGCATTTCGCTGTTGCGCGCCGTGGGCGACCAGGGCTATCTGCATTCGTTTGAACGGCGTGAGGAATTCGCCGACATCGCACGGGGAAATGTCGAAACCATTTTCGGCGGACCACATCCGGCCTGGCAGATCTCGCTGGGCGACTTCCAGGACGAAGTGGTCAAGCAGGAGGCTCCGGGCAGTGTGGACCGTGTGGTGCTGGACATGCTGGCCCCGTGGGAATGTCTGGACGCCGTTGCAACCGTGCTGGCTCCGGGCGGGGTGTGGATCAGCTATGTCGCAACCGTTACGCAGCTGTCGCGGACGGCGGAAGCGATCCGAGCCGACGGCCGCTTCACCGAACCCGACGGCTGGGAGTCGATGGTGCGCGGCTGGCATTTGGAAGGGCTGGCAGTTCGCCCGGATCACCGGATGGTCGCCCACACCGGCTTCCTGCTCACTGCCCGCCGGCTGGCCGATGGCGTCACCGGGCTGACTCCTAAGCGCCGCGCCTCCAAATCGGAATTCTCGGCAGCGGACCTGAAAACCTGGGCTCCTGAGGATGAGCAGTGGGATACAGAGGCGCTGGGGGAGCGGGCAGTGTCGGACAAAAGGCTCAGACGTGCGGCCAAGGACGCCGCTTCCACTGTGCAACGCGGCGCTTTCAAAAATGCCGATCAGCCCGACAATAGCGGCGGACAGGTTACAGACCAGTAACAACTAGGCGTTCATACTGCTATCGGCGGAATTCCCCGAGAGGCTCCGGCGTTTCCTTCTCAAGTAAGTGTTGCACTCGGGGCATCGGCGGCTAGGGTCTTACCAAGGGACCCGATTCCAGAGAGCAGGTTGCGGTGATGAACGAAGACCAGAACCAGACCAATCAATCGGCACCGGCTGGAGAGACAACCGAGCTGACTGTTGCACAGCGCCAGATCAATGTTCTGCGGGACAAGATCCGGAATCTGGACAAGCAGTTGGCATCGGCCACGCAGAACAACGCACGGCTTGTCTCCATGCTGGAGTCTGCCAAGGCCGAGATTGTCCGCCTCAAAGATGCTCTGGAACGCGACGGCGAAACCCCCTTCAGTTTTGCCACCATTACCCAGGTCAATAGGCGGCAGCATCCACGCACAGGTGCAACCACTACGGCGACCACGCAGGAAAGCGTAGACATCATCCAGTCCGGCCGCAAGCTCCGTGTTGCCGTCAGTCCGCTGATCAACCTCGCACAACTGAGCCCGGGGCAGGAAGTGCTCCTGAACGAATCCCTCACCGTTATCGCGGCCTTGGGATTCGAGCGCGCCGGCGAACTCGTCACCATCAAGGAACTGCTCGGTGCGGACCGTGCCCTGGTAGTCGGGCGGGCCGACGAGGAAAGAGTGGTCAAACTTTCCGGCACC belongs to Arthrobacter crystallopoietes and includes:
- a CDS encoding HAD family hydrolase; this encodes MSASPDRLGALSENPTRVQAVLWDMDGTLVDTEPYWIEAETELVLQFGGVWTDELGRGLVGNALPVSAVVLQEAGVDLGVREIIDHLLRAVVAKVRHEIPWRPGARELLKQLNEAGVPTALVTMSETILAEEVVRSLPARSFSFMITGDMVEHGKPNPEPYQRAFDKLAAADPGLDKSRVVALEDSVPGATSAQAAGLVTVAIPHVVEVPDHPGRYRWESLAGKALADLDLLLEQDVVNTQGAGRSA
- a CDS encoding site-2 protease family protein, encoding MSPDTGNSPDTSNSAPESKPPARREGIPLGSIGGVPIVLAYSWFIIAVFIVFAFGPQVSRAIPGLGSASYVVAFGYAVLLLLSVLFHELAHALSARVFGWPTAKIVLNLWGGHTQFENFKATPGKSLIVALSGPAANFALAGFGALLMPVMEANAVAWVLTDIFIWANLLVAVFNILPGLPLDGGRLVESAVWSITGSQEKGTLAAGWAGRIIVILIVAGFIGVPLAMGREPDLQVVVIMVLVGGFLWMGASASITNAKLRLRLPHVSAGALKKPAVSMPASSNVEQVQAVARRTPHAFVILTAATGQPEAIVDGHALEQVPATAAARTPAAAVSRALAPGAYIPEWAAGQELVQYLAGLAGTEYAVTDADGRVTGLLSQSTVVRAITGKAA
- a CDS encoding tRNA (adenine-N1)-methyltransferase, with the translated sequence MSSPTTPHGADQRRGPFRSGERVQLTDEKGRMNTITLTPGGAFHTHKGFLTHDVLIGQPEGCVVSNDTGHKYQALRPLLSDFVLSMPRGAAVVYPKDAGQIVTMADIFPGARVVEAGVGSGALSISLLRAVGDQGYLHSFERREEFADIARGNVETIFGGPHPAWQISLGDFQDEVVKQEAPGSVDRVVLDMLAPWECLDAVATVLAPGGVWISYVATVTQLSRTAEAIRADGRFTEPDGWESMVRGWHLEGLAVRPDHRMVAHTGFLLTARRLADGVTGLTPKRRASKSEFSAADLKTWAPEDEQWDTEALGERAVSDKRLRRAAKDAASTVQRGAFKNADQPDNSGGQVTDQ